The proteins below are encoded in one region of Aquisphaera giovannonii:
- a CDS encoding response regulator → MPSPKHCLLVVDDEPHVCDSVHDLLRREFRVLKAHSAAEGYEIMQREEVHIVMSDQRMPQISGVELLTKLKARHPGAIRMLFTGFADLESVIAAINQGHIFQFLRKPWQPEELLDAVRQAAAEYDRLEVAARERDELISEIRDLKSRFVALEAEVRRISAGHAPPGMDPVPAGGPDSPDSGEASN, encoded by the coding sequence ATGCCGAGCCCCAAGCACTGCCTGCTGGTCGTCGACGACGAGCCGCACGTCTGCGACTCGGTCCACGACCTGCTGCGCCGCGAGTTCCGAGTCCTCAAGGCCCACAGCGCCGCCGAGGGCTACGAGATCATGCAGCGCGAGGAGGTCCACATCGTGATGTCGGACCAGCGCATGCCGCAGATCTCCGGCGTCGAGCTGCTCACGAAGCTGAAGGCACGCCACCCCGGCGCGATCCGGATGCTCTTCACCGGCTTCGCCGACCTGGAGTCGGTGATCGCGGCCATCAATCAGGGGCACATCTTCCAGTTCCTCCGCAAGCCCTGGCAGCCGGAGGAGCTCCTCGACGCCGTCCGCCAGGCCGCCGCGGAGTACGATCGGCTGGAGGTCGCGGCGCGCGAGCGGGACGAGCTGATCTCCGAGATCCGCGACCTCAAGAGCCGGTTCGTCGCCCTGGAGGCGGAGGTCCGCCGCATCTCCGCCGGCCATGCCCCCCCGGGGATGGATCCGGTGCCGGCCGGCGGCCCGGACAGCCCGGATTCCGGGGAGGCGTCAAACTAG